One genomic segment of Coffea arabica cultivar ET-39 chromosome 6e, Coffea Arabica ET-39 HiFi, whole genome shotgun sequence includes these proteins:
- the LOC140004495 gene encoding uncharacterized protein, which translates to MENSQENSLTKHHVDVQGLVASLPPSFPAASTAIHPPPAAGIQKVRESSEIVEESTSSQHQRNEILTVDIPKTTADGSIDDFVRINVPPSPTPKKVNFSPLPSPGHIRFNGSPLPSSSNKGKASMKSLLPKLSFKFRNTDSEIEKAAMLALGSPLGPQEKRSITRTFSLTKLFTPRMKRTSSLPVTPIAHSNPESTHGVNGNSVKGGTFYPIHRSRSVPVLNKDGSVRQIDNLGGVIRVIPATPRVTEHNVPTLDATAKVDIDGSDNNGEDIPQEEAVCRICLVELGESSETLKMECNCKGELALAHQDCAVKWFSIKGNKTCDVCKQEVQNLPVTLLRIQEGQPRGSAAVRSIEVPRYRVWQDVPVLVIVSMLAYFCFLEQLLVIKMGSGAIAISLPFSCILGLLASMTSTTMVRRRYAWMYATIQFVLVVLFAHVFYSLLHVQAILSVLLATFAGFGGAMCGTSIVFELMKWRRRWNAWSTQERTSEEVLNPNELSDGRGAQQTEPPEAGSMVTSGIDRG; encoded by the exons ATGGAAAATTCTCAAGAGAATTCTTTGACTAAACACCATGTCGACGTTCAGGGGCTGGTGGCCTCCTTACCACCCTCCTTCCCCGCCGCCTCAACCGCCATTCATCCACCGCCTGCTGCTGGTATCCAAAAG GTTAGAGAATCAAGTGAAATAGTTGAGGAATCAACAAGTAGTCAGCACCAAAGGAATGAAATTTTAACTGTGGATATACCCAAAACAACAGCTGATGGCTCCATAGACGATTTTGTGAGGATAAACGTGCCTCCGTCACCAACTCCTAAAAAAGTGAACTTTTCACCATTACCGAGTCCCGGTCATATCAGGTTTAATGGATCCCCGCTTCCCTCCTCATCAAACAAGGGTAAAGCATCAATGAAGAGCCTCCTGCCTAAACTGAGCTTTAAGTTTCGGAATACAGATTCAGAGATCGAAAAGGCAGCCATGCTAGCTCTAGGTTCTCCACTCGGACCACAGGAGAAGAGGTCAATTACAAGGACATTTTCTCTTACAAAGCTATTTACACCGAGGATGAAGAGAACATCATCTTTACCAGTAACTCCAATTGCTCATTCAAATCCAGAGTCAACACATGGAGTGAATGGAAATTCAGTT AAAGGTGGGACATTTTATCCCATCCACCGCTCACGCTCAGTCCCGGTGTTAAACAAAGATGGAAGTGTAAGGCAGATTGATAACTTGGGTGGTGTAATTCGTGTCATCCCTGCTACTCCACGGGTTACAGAACACAATGTACCAACACTGGACGCAACTGCGAAAGTTGATATAG ATGGAAGTGATAATAATGGTGAAGATATCCCTCAAGAAGAAGCAGTTTGCAGAATCTGTCTGGTTGAACTAGGGGAGAGTTCAGAAACCCTTAAGATGGAATGCAACTGTAAGGGTGAACTTGCCCTGGCCCACCAAGATTGTGCTGTGAAATGGTTTAGCATAAAAGGTAACAAAACCTGTGATGTCTGCAAGCAAGAGGTTCAGAACTTACCTGTAACACTCTTACGAATTCAAGAGGGTCAGCCCCGAGGAAGTGCAGCAGTTAGGTCTATTGAAGTTCCTCGATACAG GGTATGGCAGGATGTTCCGGTTCTTGTGATCGTCAGCATGCTTGcttacttttgttttcttgagcAACTTTTG GTTATAAAAATGGGATCTGGTGCCATTGCCATATCTCTACCCTTTTCCTGCATATTGGGTCTTCTTGCATCCATGACATCTACTACAATGG TAAGGAGAAGATATGCATGGATGTATGCAACTATTCagtttgttttggtggttctcTTTGCCCATGTTTTCTACTCGCTG CTTCATGTACAGGCAATTTTATCTGTGCTGCTAGCGACATTTGCTGGATTTGGAGGTGCGATGTGTGGGACTTCCATTGTTTTTGAACTCATGAAATGGAGGAGACGGTGGAATGCTTGGTCGACTCAGGAACGCACCTCTGAGGAGGTTTTGAACCCAAATGAGTTGTCAGATGGAAGGGGCGCACAACAAACTGAGCCTCCAGAGGCAGGTAGTATGGTCACCTCAGGGATCGATCGTGGATAG